A part of Terriglobus roseus genomic DNA contains:
- a CDS encoding winged helix-turn-helix domain-containing protein — MKQILHFGEYTFEPNQMVVMRGIEIIDMPQRQREALSLLLQANGKTVSREEFLDTVWKGVVVEEHNLTQTIFMLRKALGKLPNGREYIETVPKKGYRISLGALTQGNSLSTSNSESDVLDKLREDFVGARPSQTSHQVVTVKSSLFIGLIAVFVFAVVPIFGNVYNQRESLRSVTKLTRDGFTKISRAPLILDKGMLVFTELRGKKSYLASVSVDGGTIAAAPLNATNGYISAVRSSRAEALVSRDDRDGPITAVTLQGHPSQSVAELFGRSASWSPDGTQVVYVSQQRVMLANSDGQDASVLASPAGTPFWPSWSPDGKSVRFSVHEANEQKSLYEVDLADRNVTPVLKGDPHEHHACCGSWSSDGKYFVYVVDGESSSSVWARREKLFRWKSTGDPWEIAAGPVDFWRSPMLSPDLRHLYAMGVQSRLYLTMLSHNCEPLLRDLSVSSLSVSHDGEWIAYTLHPEGSLWKSRLDGSERIQLSAPGEFAKFPQWSADDRTLIYVRERNGENTIGRVNAAGGGARTTVAAIRDVRQIAYSPSGETVAFESQSGGNRLESAIFTLTLGDQKVEALPGGSGLSSPKWSSDGRYLSAVSNDQSKLKLFDVASRTWHDVSSSTTIGAQAWDRKKDALYFIEAREGSYVLMKYLVAGGNLTEVQKMPERYDEDYSSSVLEVTPSGELLFGYSVGENELYDISIDLS, encoded by the coding sequence ATGAAGCAGATACTGCATTTTGGTGAGTACACGTTTGAGCCCAACCAAATGGTTGTCATGCGTGGGATTGAGATAATTGATATGCCTCAACGCCAGCGAGAGGCGTTGTCGCTGCTCTTACAAGCCAATGGAAAGACAGTAAGCAGGGAAGAATTTCTGGATACTGTTTGGAAGGGCGTCGTCGTTGAAGAGCACAACCTTACACAAACAATCTTCATGTTGCGCAAGGCTCTCGGTAAGCTACCGAACGGCCGCGAGTACATAGAGACAGTACCCAAGAAGGGGTACCGTATATCCCTGGGGGCCCTAACCCAGGGTAACTCCCTATCCACCTCAAACTCGGAATCTGATGTTCTCGATAAGTTGAGAGAAGATTTCGTTGGCGCACGGCCTAGTCAAACTTCACACCAGGTTGTGACTGTAAAGTCGTCATTGTTTATTGGACTGATTGCTGTATTCGTTTTTGCCGTGGTTCCTATTTTTGGAAATGTTTATAACCAGAGAGAAAGCCTTCGCTCGGTGACGAAGCTCACACGAGATGGATTTACTAAGATCAGCAGGGCGCCTTTGATTCTCGACAAAGGCATGCTCGTTTTTACTGAGCTCCGTGGCAAGAAATCCTATCTGGCTTCTGTCTCAGTCGATGGTGGAACCATAGCGGCAGCTCCTCTGAATGCGACAAATGGGTATATTTCGGCGGTTCGTTCGTCGCGGGCAGAAGCACTTGTCTCCAGAGACGATCGGGATGGTCCCATCACCGCGGTAACCCTTCAGGGACACCCATCTCAATCAGTTGCTGAATTGTTTGGTCGATCAGCTTCGTGGTCACCAGACGGTACACAAGTCGTGTATGTGTCCCAGCAACGGGTCATGCTGGCGAATAGTGATGGTCAGGATGCTTCAGTACTTGCGAGTCCTGCAGGTACACCCTTTTGGCCATCTTGGTCGCCGGATGGGAAATCGGTGCGCTTCTCAGTCCATGAGGCAAATGAGCAAAAGAGCCTGTATGAGGTGGACCTAGCCGACCGTAATGTTACTCCGGTCCTAAAAGGTGATCCTCATGAGCATCATGCTTGCTGTGGCTCATGGAGTTCCGACGGTAAGTACTTCGTCTATGTCGTCGACGGTGAAAGTTCTTCTTCAGTCTGGGCTAGACGCGAGAAGTTATTTCGATGGAAAAGCACGGGTGATCCTTGGGAGATTGCAGCAGGCCCAGTTGATTTCTGGCGATCACCCATGCTGAGTCCAGATCTGCGTCATCTTTATGCGATGGGTGTGCAGAGCCGACTCTATCTCACTATGTTGAGTCATAACTGCGAACCGTTACTTCGAGATCTTTCGGTGTCGTCGTTGAGTGTGTCGCATGACGGTGAGTGGATTGCTTATACCTTGCACCCGGAAGGAAGCCTCTGGAAGAGCAGGCTTGATGGAAGTGAGCGAATTCAACTCTCAGCCCCAGGCGAGTTCGCGAAATTTCCACAATGGTCTGCGGACGATCGTACCCTCATCTATGTCAGAGAACGAAACGGTGAGAACACGATTGGTCGCGTGAATGCAGCGGGAGGAGGCGCACGGACCACAGTCGCAGCAATACGAGATGTGAGACAGATTGCCTACTCACCATCGGGCGAGACGGTTGCATTCGAGTCGCAGTCAGGTGGCAATCGCCTGGAAAGTGCAATCTTCACATTGACACTTGGGGACCAGAAAGTAGAGGCGCTTCCTGGAGGATCGGGACTGTCATCACCGAAGTGGTCATCCGATGGCCGTTATCTATCGGCGGTATCGAACGATCAATCGAAACTCAAGTTGTTTGATGTGGCTTCGCGTACCTGGCACGATGTTTCTTCTTCCACCACGATCGGCGCGCAAGCGTGGGACCGAAAGAAGGACGCACTCTACTTCATTGAAGCCCGCGAGGGGAGCTACGTACTTATGAAGTATCTCGTTGCTGGCGGGAACCTCACGGAGGTGCAGAAAATGCCCGAACGCTATGACGAAGATTATTCGTCGAGCGTTCTGGAAGTAACGCCCTCTGGAGAACTATTGTTCGGTTATTCAGTTGGTGAAAATGAGCTATACGACATTTCGATCGATCTTTCGTGA
- a CDS encoding sigma-54 interaction domain-containing protein, whose protein sequence is MLRTRTVALISPSTPFLQAAVTAMTFEGHDVVAFEALTEALSAIHNRSFDAVVIDVSARPPRDQRSLANIVRLVGKDRIWIALPLGVSPWASDAEQLGIQHTLGVPLRPTELEEVLTYLQELPVSPSSYDAEPAQSRPVHIEDLPNNRYFLAASPAMMRIYENIRLLAQVDAPVLILGESGVGKDVIANLLHKHSRRAAHPFCSVNCAALPPDLLESELFGYEAGAFTGAVKAKPGRFEQADKGTLLLDEIGEMSAPMQAKLLHVLQDGRYSRLGARTVSTADVRVIAATNVNIDSAIADKLFREDLYYRISTFTIQVPPLRERREEIPYLIEEMVKRQAMAFHQDPVYISPRMMSILQEYEWPGNLRELGNAVIRMQVLKGQESSISDIEAKVLGKVAKVPSCGKDAPEPEVSVNEMRSIVRNFKDQTESRLIQQALEEARWNRRQAALALRISYRTLLYKIEHYRLKETRLPIRYDMQGGGSSLPV, encoded by the coding sequence ATGCTTCGTACACGCACAGTCGCTCTTATCAGCCCCTCTACTCCCTTCCTTCAAGCCGCTGTAACTGCCATGACCTTTGAAGGTCATGATGTAGTCGCGTTCGAAGCGCTCACAGAAGCGCTCAGCGCTATCCACAATAGATCGTTTGATGCAGTTGTCATCGATGTATCTGCCCGCCCACCGCGAGATCAACGGTCATTAGCAAATATTGTCAGGCTCGTAGGAAAAGATAGGATCTGGATTGCTCTCCCACTAGGCGTAAGCCCGTGGGCATCAGATGCCGAGCAATTAGGAATTCAACATACACTTGGCGTTCCGCTTCGTCCTACTGAACTTGAAGAAGTATTGACCTATCTTCAAGAGCTTCCAGTTTCGCCAAGCTCCTACGATGCTGAGCCTGCACAATCGCGGCCTGTACATATTGAAGATCTTCCGAATAACCGCTATTTTCTTGCCGCCAGCCCGGCAATGATGCGGATCTATGAGAATATCCGCCTGCTGGCTCAAGTTGACGCACCTGTACTTATCTTGGGTGAGAGTGGCGTAGGAAAAGACGTTATCGCCAATCTTCTCCACAAGCATTCGCGTCGTGCGGCACATCCATTCTGCTCAGTAAATTGTGCAGCTCTGCCTCCTGACCTACTTGAGAGCGAGCTTTTTGGTTACGAAGCGGGAGCCTTTACAGGTGCCGTGAAGGCAAAGCCTGGCCGGTTCGAACAGGCTGATAAAGGGACATTGCTACTGGACGAAATTGGCGAAATGAGCGCGCCAATGCAGGCGAAACTGCTGCATGTACTCCAGGATGGTCGCTATTCTCGCCTGGGCGCACGTACGGTATCAACAGCTGACGTCCGTGTTATCGCCGCAACCAATGTCAATATTGACAGTGCAATCGCAGACAAGTTATTCCGCGAAGATCTTTATTACCGCATCAGCACCTTCACCATCCAGGTGCCACCGCTGCGTGAACGGCGTGAAGAAATACCATATTTGATTGAGGAAATGGTGAAGCGGCAAGCAATGGCGTTCCATCAGGACCCGGTTTATATCTCGCCCCGCATGATGTCTATATTGCAGGAATATGAATGGCCCGGTAACTTGCGCGAACTAGGTAATGCAGTTATTCGCATGCAGGTATTAAAAGGACAAGAGTCTTCGATCTCCGACATCGAGGCTAAGGTCCTGGGTAAGGTGGCGAAGGTTCCATCGTGTGGAAAAGATGCTCCTGAGCCTGAAGTGAGCGTGAACGAAATGCGTTCAATCGTGCGGAATTTCAAGGATCAGACAGAAAGCCGCTTGATCCAACAGGCTCTGGAAGAGGCTCGCTGGAATCGCCGGCAGGCAGCTCTGGCTCTGCGGATCAGCTATCGCACCTTGTTGTATAAAATCGAGCACTACCGCTTGAAAGAAACCCGCCTACCTATTCGTTATGACATGCAGGGTGGCGGATCTTCGCTTCCGGTCTAA
- a CDS encoding NAD-dependent epimerase/dehydratase family protein yields MKRVLITGAAGFLGSHVTDRMLAKGYHVIAVDDLSHGHMRNLEAASSHSSFEFHAVDVCDLPALREAAGKVDSVIHLAAYKIPRYENPKKTLLVNSIGTQNALQVAIESGARFTITSTSDVYGKSPDVPFAEDGNCVLGPATVARWAYAASKMFDEHLVLAMAEEAGIYATVLRIFGSYGPRQNLTWWGGPQSVFINAILNDEVIPIHGDGMQTRSFTFVEDTSRGIVAAAEATTANLEIVNIGNNREITILDLAREIHRLCGKPGEPKINMIPYDAIAGRKYEDVLRRVPDIRKAERLLGFRASVQLEEGLVRTIEWQKEQIRKEALVNA; encoded by the coding sequence ATGAAGAGAGTACTTATTACGGGAGCAGCAGGATTCCTGGGTTCCCACGTGACGGATAGGATGCTCGCAAAGGGCTACCACGTAATCGCAGTCGACGACCTGTCACACGGTCATATGCGCAATCTCGAAGCGGCCTCGTCGCATTCCTCTTTCGAGTTTCACGCAGTTGACGTATGTGATCTTCCAGCTCTGCGAGAGGCAGCTGGTAAGGTTGACAGTGTTATCCACCTTGCCGCTTACAAGATTCCACGCTACGAAAACCCAAAGAAGACACTGCTCGTTAACTCCATCGGCACGCAGAATGCGCTGCAGGTTGCGATTGAGAGCGGTGCACGCTTCACCATTACTTCCACGTCCGATGTATACGGTAAGAGCCCTGACGTTCCGTTTGCAGAAGATGGAAACTGTGTCCTGGGACCAGCAACAGTAGCTCGCTGGGCATACGCGGCATCGAAGATGTTCGATGAACATCTGGTGCTTGCGATGGCAGAAGAGGCAGGCATTTATGCCACAGTTCTTCGCATCTTTGGTTCGTATGGCCCACGCCAAAATCTGACATGGTGGGGTGGTCCGCAGTCGGTCTTCATCAACGCGATTCTGAATGATGAAGTTATTCCGATTCACGGCGACGGCATGCAGACGCGTTCCTTCACATTTGTGGAAGACACGTCACGTGGCATCGTTGCGGCGGCCGAAGCGACCACGGCGAATCTTGAGATTGTTAACATCGGTAATAACCGAGAGATAACGATTCTTGATTTGGCCCGTGAAATCCACCGGTTGTGCGGCAAGCCAGGCGAGCCCAAGATCAACATGATTCCTTACGATGCGATCGCCGGTCGTAAGTATGAGGATGTCCTGCGGCGCGTTCCAGATATTCGGAAGGCAGAACGGCTGTTAGGATTCCGCGCCTCTGTGCAGTTGGAAGAGGGGCTTGTTCGTACTATCGAATGGCAGAAGGAACAGATAAGGAAGGAAGCATTGGTTAATGCATAA
- the wecB gene encoding non-hydrolyzing UDP-N-acetylglucosamine 2-epimerase: MKLLSVGGTRPQFVKMAIMSKAIEEFNQYASSPIDHRLLHTGQHRDPGMSDIFFSELGMPKPQVLRNTPAHTPGLQTAIMLAGIEAEMISWKPDAVIAYGDTNSTIASALAAAKLHIPLIHLEAGLRSFNRVMQEEINRIVTDQVSDLLLCPTHAAVEQLRLEGLGDRAVFVGDIMLDAVEQFGNLHREAATLRDLPVKNGGYALVTLHRAEMTDDSAKLSSILSAFRQIDIPIVFPMHPRLRNRLAQSDSSVFLGSHVHVVEPVGYLEMLALQRNARFVMTDSGGLQKEAYFTGVPCLTLREETEWRETLHGGWNMLVGSDREPIIQAANALVHNGPSAEPRNLDLFGGGLARKRSVDQIVEMVRAA, translated from the coding sequence ATGAAGCTTCTTTCTGTTGGTGGCACGAGACCTCAGTTCGTCAAGATGGCCATCATGTCGAAGGCGATTGAAGAGTTCAATCAATACGCCTCTTCTCCGATTGATCATCGTCTGCTTCACACGGGGCAGCATCGTGATCCCGGTATGTCCGACATTTTCTTCAGTGAGCTCGGCATGCCAAAACCGCAGGTGCTGAGGAACACTCCGGCACATACGCCGGGGCTGCAGACGGCGATCATGCTCGCTGGTATTGAAGCAGAGATGATCAGCTGGAAGCCGGATGCGGTGATTGCCTATGGAGATACGAACTCGACAATCGCATCTGCTCTCGCAGCAGCGAAGTTGCATATTCCGCTCATCCATCTCGAAGCCGGGTTACGCAGCTTTAATCGCGTCATGCAGGAAGAAATCAATCGCATCGTTACAGATCAGGTATCCGATCTGCTCCTTTGCCCGACACATGCTGCAGTAGAGCAACTCCGTCTGGAAGGGCTAGGCGATCGTGCCGTATTTGTGGGCGACATCATGTTGGATGCCGTTGAACAGTTTGGCAATCTTCACCGCGAAGCCGCGACGCTGCGCGATCTTCCGGTAAAAAACGGTGGATACGCGTTGGTCACGCTGCATCGGGCAGAAATGACCGACGATAGTGCGAAGCTCTCTTCGATTTTGAGTGCGTTTCGTCAGATCGATATTCCGATTGTTTTTCCGATGCATCCGCGTCTTCGGAATCGCCTGGCACAGAGCGATAGCTCAGTCTTTCTTGGAAGTCATGTGCACGTTGTCGAACCTGTTGGCTATCTCGAGATGCTTGCGTTGCAGCGGAATGCACGCTTCGTCATGACAGATTCGGGTGGACTGCAGAAAGAAGCGTATTTCACGGGGGTTCCATGTCTCACGCTTCGTGAAGAAACTGAATGGCGCGAGACTCTGCATGGCGGGTGGAACATGCTCGTGGGCAGTGATCGTGAACCGATTATCCAGGCGGCAAATGCACTTGTGCATAACGGTCCATCGGCCGAACCACGCAATCTCGACTTATTCGGAGGCGGGCTTGCCCGCAAACGTAGTGTCGATCAAATCGTAGAAATGGTGAGGGCAGCATGA
- a CDS encoding N-acetyltransferase: MKTEFVVSENTLMEEQDRNRQYPDVSFGKHVVVGQGVSIGEGTVIGNHVVLHSHITIGKDVRIDDGVVIGKKPMKSKASATTNIRELMPTFIGNGCLVGSNAVIYTGSIVHDGVLIADFASVREDTSIGELTIIGRGVAVENEVTIGRCCKIETGAYITAKSKIGDLCFVAPEVTFTNDNFVGRTQERFKHFGGVTMQRGARIAANSTVLPGITIGEDALVAAGSVVTRDVPSGMVVMGSPARAIRPVPDEQKLQPSTDKKTGVN; the protein is encoded by the coding sequence ATGAAAACAGAGTTTGTTGTTTCTGAAAACACTCTTATGGAAGAGCAAGACAGAAACCGCCAATATCCCGACGTGAGCTTCGGCAAACACGTTGTTGTTGGTCAAGGGGTCAGCATTGGCGAAGGGACGGTCATTGGAAACCATGTTGTCCTGCATAGCCACATCACCATCGGCAAGGATGTCCGCATCGATGACGGTGTTGTCATCGGAAAGAAGCCGATGAAGTCAAAGGCAAGCGCGACGACAAACATTCGTGAGCTGATGCCTACCTTCATTGGAAACGGATGCCTGGTCGGGAGTAACGCAGTTATCTATACCGGATCCATCGTTCATGACGGTGTGCTGATCGCAGACTTTGCAAGCGTTAGAGAAGATACCAGCATCGGCGAGCTCACGATTATTGGTCGTGGTGTGGCCGTGGAAAATGAAGTGACAATTGGCCGGTGTTGCAAGATTGAAACCGGCGCGTACATCACAGCGAAATCGAAGATCGGTGACCTTTGCTTCGTTGCGCCTGAAGTGACATTCACGAATGACAATTTCGTCGGACGCACACAGGAACGCTTCAAACACTTTGGTGGTGTAACGATGCAGCGCGGTGCTCGCATCGCTGCGAATTCCACAGTATTGCCGGGCATCACCATTGGAGAAGACGCACTTGTTGCTGCTGGATCTGTTGTAACGCGCGACGTGCCTTCCGGCATGGTGGTTATGGGATCTCCTGCACGCGCCATCCGACCAGTACCTGATGAACAGAAGCTCCAACCCTCCACAGACAAGAAGACGGGAGTCAACTAA
- a CDS encoding glycosyltransferase, whose protein sequence is MGRTRTQSLPRVAIVIPVCNEQESLQVLRIRLAELQRGLQDRFIVFYLFVDDGSTDRTVELIPRAVPDGAAFQIVSHGTNRGLGEAFRTAFQTVGNAEIVCTIDADCSYRADNLIPMIQRIIEGKADVVVASPYHPQGGVDGVPAWRLGLSRWCSQLYRVVSPVKLYTYTSMFRAYRGAFVREAQFQSTGFVSTVEILMSASYMGYHIEEFPVVLHRRVAGTSKMRILRTVGQHLRLASGCIFSRERGYPPFCSSDHDANVSAENETGPFMKVAGNSR, encoded by the coding sequence ATGGGGCGCACGCGCACACAATCCCTACCGAGGGTTGCGATAGTCATTCCTGTCTGTAACGAGCAGGAAAGCTTGCAGGTTCTCAGAATACGTCTGGCTGAACTGCAGCGCGGCCTCCAGGATCGCTTTATCGTCTTCTATCTTTTCGTGGACGATGGCAGCACTGACCGCACCGTGGAACTCATTCCACGGGCGGTCCCCGACGGGGCGGCGTTTCAGATCGTCTCTCACGGTACGAACCGTGGCTTGGGCGAAGCGTTCCGTACTGCCTTTCAAACTGTGGGGAATGCCGAGATTGTCTGCACCATCGATGCAGATTGCAGCTATCGTGCAGACAATCTCATCCCCATGATCCAGCGCATTATCGAAGGTAAGGCGGATGTCGTTGTGGCTTCTCCGTACCACCCTCAAGGTGGAGTTGACGGAGTTCCTGCATGGCGGCTTGGACTTAGCCGGTGGTGCTCGCAGCTCTATCGTGTAGTGTCGCCAGTCAAGCTCTACACCTACACCAGCATGTTTCGTGCGTATCGCGGCGCATTTGTACGCGAAGCACAATTTCAAAGCACTGGTTTTGTTTCGACCGTTGAAATTCTCATGAGTGCGTCCTATATGGGCTATCACATTGAAGAATTCCCGGTGGTCTTACATCGCCGTGTTGCAGGAACAAGCAAGATGCGGATTCTACGTACAGTGGGCCAGCACCTTCGTCTTGCATCCGGTTGCATTTTCTCCAGGGAACGTGGGTACCCTCCTTTTTGCTCGTCAGACCACGACGCGAACGTCTCCGCGGAAAACGAGACAGGACCGTTCATGAAAGTTGCAGGAAATAGCCGCTAA
- a CDS encoding nucleotide sugar dehydrogenase translates to MNSATLASRAHQVERQLDKLQAKTAKVGVIGLGYVGLPLSLLFSEAGVAIQGFDIDTAKVSQLEEGKSYIFRIPPTEIEMARSQGFRATTDFSKISDQDAVIVCVPTPLTEHRDPDLSFIERTAESIAPWLRRGQLVVLESTTYPGTTEEVLIPILNAGSPEGLCAYEEGMDPDGDVFFVAFSPEREDPGNNTVARRDIPKVIGGHGAHSGRLASALYNNIFAKTVSVSSTQAAEMTKLLENIYRCVNIALVNELKILSQKMGIDIWEVIDAAKTKPFGFQAFYPGPGLGGHCIPIDPFYLSWKAREWNFHTRFIELAGEINEGMPRYVVQAVANALNSHRKSINGSRILVLGMAYKKDIDDLRESPSLEIIEMLQDEKAIVEYNDPYFATVGRGRHYDLGMTCTPLDRIAEFDCVVIATDHSDYDYASIVKNAQLVVDSRNATRGIESTKIVHC, encoded by the coding sequence ATGAACAGCGCAACTCTCGCATCACGTGCCCATCAGGTGGAGCGTCAACTCGATAAGCTCCAAGCGAAGACTGCAAAGGTTGGCGTCATCGGCCTTGGATATGTCGGTCTGCCTCTCTCACTCTTGTTCTCGGAAGCGGGTGTCGCTATCCAGGGATTTGACATCGATACGGCTAAAGTCAGCCAGCTTGAGGAAGGGAAGAGTTACATCTTCCGTATTCCCCCAACTGAGATCGAAATGGCTCGTTCGCAGGGATTCCGTGCGACGACCGATTTCTCGAAGATCTCCGATCAGGACGCAGTTATTGTCTGCGTACCAACCCCGCTCACAGAGCATCGCGATCCCGATCTCTCCTTCATCGAACGCACCGCGGAGTCCATTGCTCCCTGGCTGCGCCGTGGACAGCTCGTTGTGCTTGAGAGCACGACCTATCCCGGAACGACAGAAGAAGTGCTCATTCCCATCCTGAATGCCGGCAGCCCGGAAGGTCTGTGCGCATATGAAGAGGGAATGGATCCGGATGGCGACGTCTTCTTCGTAGCCTTCTCGCCAGAGCGTGAAGACCCAGGTAACAATACGGTCGCTCGTCGCGATATCCCCAAGGTGATCGGTGGCCATGGAGCGCATTCGGGACGCCTGGCATCCGCTCTCTACAACAACATCTTCGCCAAGACTGTGTCGGTTTCGTCCACACAGGCTGCGGAAATGACGAAGCTGCTTGAGAACATCTATCGCTGCGTCAACATCGCACTGGTGAATGAACTCAAGATCCTGTCGCAGAAGATGGGAATCGATATCTGGGAAGTTATTGACGCCGCGAAGACCAAGCCGTTCGGCTTCCAGGCCTTCTATCCGGGCCCTGGCCTCGGTGGTCACTGCATTCCGATCGATCCGTTCTACCTGAGCTGGAAGGCGCGTGAGTGGAACTTCCACACCCGCTTCATCGAGCTGGCAGGCGAGATCAACGAAGGCATGCCGCGCTATGTGGTGCAGGCTGTGGCCAATGCTCTGAACTCGCATCGTAAGTCGATCAACGGCTCACGCATTCTGGTTCTGGGTATGGCTTACAAGAAGGACATCGACGATCTCCGCGAGTCACCCTCGCTCGAAATCATCGAGATGCTGCAGGACGAGAAGGCAATCGTGGAATACAACGATCCTTACTTCGCCACCGTCGGCCGCGGTCGTCATTACGACCTGGGTATGACCTGCACACCGTTGGATCGTATCGCAGAGTTTGACTGTGTCGTCATCGCCACGGATCACTCGGACTACGACTACGCTTCGATCGTCAAGAACGCACAGCTTGTAGTGGATAGCCGAAATGCAACCCGCGGCATTGAATCTACGAAGATTGTGCACTGCTAA
- a CDS encoding Gfo/Idh/MocA family protein: protein MDTRLKIGVVGLGAWGCNVARCLYELPDCDLVVCSDLSENRRTMAERNWGVQTVASLDEMIAQFPEITAVAIAAPAILHYPLAKKALLADKDVFVEKPFTLNVADAEELMALAEERGKVLMVGHLLEYHPAVNKIRDIVQAGELGDVYYIYTQRVNLGRIRGDENAMWSFAPHDISQILYILGEEPVDVSARGQSYIQDGIEDVVFLSLFFKNRRMAHIHISWLDPHKMRSTTVVGSKKMLVFDDAAATEKLRIYDSGAQQQATSSYGEAIQVRFGDIQIPHLATTEPLKLEFQHFIQCVNKRLTPRSDAKDGLRVVRILEAAQKSLELDGLPISLKSGMARKRMPKLNPMDRQWTPQMPVPGRAPVVAVS, encoded by the coding sequence ATGGATACGCGCTTGAAGATTGGTGTGGTGGGTCTCGGGGCCTGGGGTTGCAACGTCGCACGTTGCCTATATGAGTTGCCTGATTGCGATCTGGTGGTTTGCAGCGACCTGAGCGAGAACCGCCGTACGATGGCGGAGCGCAACTGGGGTGTGCAAACAGTTGCATCTCTTGACGAAATGATCGCGCAATTCCCGGAAATTACAGCAGTTGCGATTGCCGCGCCGGCAATCCTTCACTATCCGTTGGCGAAGAAGGCTCTGCTCGCGGATAAGGACGTCTTCGTCGAGAAGCCGTTCACTCTGAATGTCGCTGACGCGGAAGAACTGATGGCACTCGCGGAAGAGCGTGGCAAGGTTCTGATGGTCGGTCACCTTCTGGAATACCACCCTGCCGTGAATAAGATTCGCGACATTGTGCAGGCTGGCGAGCTGGGAGATGTCTATTACATCTACACGCAGCGTGTGAACCTGGGCCGCATCCGCGGCGATGAGAACGCGATGTGGAGCTTTGCACCCCACGACATCTCCCAGATCCTTTACATTCTGGGTGAAGAGCCGGTGGACGTCAGCGCCCGTGGCCAGTCGTACATTCAGGACGGAATTGAAGACGTGGTGTTCCTGAGCCTGTTCTTCAAGAACCGCCGCATGGCACACATCCACATCTCCTGGCTTGACCCGCATAAGATGCGCAGCACCACCGTGGTGGGCAGCAAGAAGATGCTGGTGTTCGACGACGCCGCCGCAACGGAAAAGCTCCGTATTTATGACAGCGGCGCTCAGCAGCAGGCGACCTCCTCGTATGGCGAAGCGATCCAGGTCCGGTTTGGAGATATCCAGATCCCGCACCTGGCTACCACCGAGCCTCTGAAGCTGGAATTCCAGCATTTCATCCAGTGCGTGAACAAGCGCCTGACACCTCGCAGCGATGCGAAGGACGGTCTCCGCGTGGTCCGCATTCTGGAAGCGGCTCAGAAGTCGCTGGAACTCGATGGACTGCCGATTTCGCTGAAGTCCGGTATGGCACGTAAGCGCATGCCGAAACTCAATCCCATGGATCGTCAGTGGACGCCTCAGATGCCGGTTCCGGGACGGGCTCCTGTGGTGGCAGTTTCCTAA